TCGCCGTGACCGGGATCGCCGGACCGGACGGTGCGACCACGACGAAGCCTGTTGGGCTCGTGCACATCGCTGCCGGCCGACGTGGGGATCGGGCGTGCCATGAACGTCTGCAACTGACCGGTGACCGGCAGACCGTCCGAGAACAGTCCGCAGTATGCGCTCTAAGGTTGCTGATGCAGACGGCAGTCCAATCGTGAAGGGCGCACATGCGTTGCTGGTCGGCGGCGCTGGGTTTGTCGGCGGCTGGACGGCACGGGCGTTCTTGGATGCTGGATGGCGCGTGACGGTCGTCGATCCCTCCGCGGCAATCGCGAGCCGGCTGCCCGGGGGCTGTACCAGCGTGGCTCGGCCAGCGCGCGCTGACGTTCTCAATGACATTCTGACAGCAGATCCGCCTCAGGTTGCGGTCGGGCTCGGTGCGTTCGGTTCCGGTGGGAAGGGGCTTCTGGCGGCGGCGGACCGCGACCCCGGGTCCGCCATTGCCGTCAATGCCGGGGGGCTCGCAACCCTCCTGGAAGCAGCGGCTGCGGCTGGTGTGCGAAGGGTCCTTTGGACCAGCTCCACGGTGGTGTACGGCCGGTCTGCGGATGGCGGCCCGGCGCCAGCCCACGAGTCGCTACCGGCGAATCCGGACACGGCCTACGGTCTCTCGAAGCAGCTGGCGGAGGCCACGGCGGAGTGGTTCCGGGCGCATCGACCGGTCGAGCCAACGGGGCTACGGTTGCCACTGGTGCTGGGACCAGGCCTCCACTACCGTGGCGCAGCGGCGGAATTCCTGGATGTCATGATGGCTGCCGTTGCCACGGGCACCGTTCCGGCCCGGCTGGCGGCCGATTATCGGAGCGATGTGCTGTACGTGAA
This portion of the Rhodospirillales bacterium genome encodes:
- a CDS encoding NAD(P)-dependent oxidoreductase, which produces MKGAHALLVGGAGFVGGWTARAFLDAGWRVTVVDPSAAIASRLPGGCTSVARPARADVLNDILTADPPQVAVGLGAFGSGGKGLLAAADRDPGSAIAVNAGGLATLLEAAAAAGVRRVLWTSSTVVYGRSADGGPAPAHESLPANPDTAYGLSKQLAEATAEWFRAHRPVEPTGLRLPLVLGPGLHYRGAAAEFLDVMMAAVATGTVPARLAADYRSDVLYVKDAARLLVSLAEFPSDLAPVYNAPSFSLQLSEFVRQLAAETGKIVTLPRVAEADTEPNWRTLSDAQLRADTKFAPAFDVAAMISDWLGEAAEGTRKA